In one window of SAR116 cluster alpha proteobacterium HIMB100 DNA:
- a CDS encoding 3-deoxy-8-phosphooctulonate synthase (PFAM: DAHP synthetase I family~TIGRFAM: 3-deoxy-8-phosphooctulonate synthase): MTKVIVSDFEVGDGAPLMLIAGPCQIEGRDHALYHAESLQKAARAAGMNFVYKSSFDKANRTSMSAQRGVGLDDGVQILADVKAMLGCPVLTDVHLPEHCAVAAEAVDILQIPAFLCRQTDLLVAAAQTGAVVNVKKGQFLAPWDMKHVADKLVQSGNQRVLLTERGTSFGYNTLVSDMRSLPQMRSTGFPVIFDATHSVQQPGGLGGASGGQREFVSVLARAAVAVGVDGLFMEAHIDPDSAPSDGPNMVPLDQMPDLLAKLSRLAEAVKD; encoded by the coding sequence ATGACAAAGGTAATAGTTTCCGATTTTGAGGTGGGAGACGGCGCGCCATTGATGCTGATTGCGGGTCCGTGTCAGATAGAAGGGCGAGACCATGCCCTGTATCATGCTGAATCTCTGCAAAAGGCCGCCCGTGCCGCAGGAATGAATTTTGTTTATAAATCCTCATTCGATAAGGCAAACAGAACCTCAATGTCTGCGCAGCGTGGTGTAGGATTAGATGATGGTGTGCAGATACTGGCTGATGTGAAGGCAATGTTGGGGTGTCCTGTATTAACAGATGTGCATCTGCCTGAGCATTGTGCGGTAGCAGCTGAAGCCGTTGATATCCTTCAAATTCCTGCATTTTTGTGCCGGCAGACAGATTTGCTCGTCGCTGCTGCGCAGACCGGGGCTGTAGTCAATGTGAAAAAGGGGCAGTTTTTGGCGCCATGGGATATGAAACATGTTGCCGATAAGTTGGTTCAGTCCGGCAATCAGCGTGTGTTACTCACAGAACGAGGCACATCCTTTGGCTATAATACGCTGGTCAGTGATATGAGAAGTCTGCCGCAAATGCGCAGCACAGGATTTCCTGTGATTTTTGATGCTACACATTCAGTTCAGCAACCAGGTGGGTTGGGTGGCGCATCTGGCGGACAGCGCGAATTTGTTTCTGTATTGGCCCGTGCAGCTGTGGCTGTTGGTGTTGATGGATTGTTTATGGAGGCGCATATTGATCCAGATAGCGCGCCGTCAGATGGACCCAATATGGTGCCATTAGACCAAATGCCGGACTTGCTGGCCAAATTATCCAGACTTGCCGAAGCGGTCAAAGACTGA
- a CDS encoding phosphopyruvate hydratase (PFAM: Enolase, N-terminal domain; Enolase, C-terminal TIM barrel domain~TIGRFAM: phosphopyruvate hydratase) encodes MSDILDIHARQILDSRGNPTVEVDVLLDDGSFGRAAVPSGASTGAYEAIEMRDTDQASYGGKGVMTAVDAVNTEIFDALSGADATDQLQIDTDLIALDGTDNKARLGANAILGVSLAVARAASESAGLPLWRYLGGVHAHILPTPMMNILNGGAHADNALDVQEFMIMPVGAASFSDGLRMGAEIFHALKSELSKQGLSVAVGDEGGFAPAINTTPEAVDVVSRAVEVAGYSLGDDVVLALDAAATEFCAEDSYHLQGEGRTLSSAEMVDMWADLCNRYPIVSVEDPLDEDDWQGFVELTGHIGDKVQVVGDDLFVTNPERLGKGIQMKAGNAILVKVNQIGTLSETMKAITDAKQAGFGVIISHRSGETEDSFIADLSVATNAGQIKTGSLSRSDRLAKYNQLLRIEEELGDMAVYAGHSILR; translated from the coding sequence ATGTCTGACATTCTCGATATTCATGCCCGCCAAATTTTGGATTCACGGGGAAATCCAACGGTAGAGGTTGATGTTTTATTGGATGATGGCAGCTTTGGTCGCGCAGCTGTGCCTTCAGGCGCATCAACCGGGGCTTATGAAGCGATTGAGATGCGTGATACAGATCAAGCCAGCTATGGCGGTAAGGGCGTTATGACTGCCGTTGATGCTGTAAATACTGAGATATTTGATGCCTTGTCTGGGGCTGATGCCACTGATCAGTTGCAAATTGACACAGACCTGATCGCGCTTGACGGGACAGATAATAAAGCCCGGTTGGGTGCAAATGCGATTTTGGGGGTCAGTCTGGCGGTTGCGAGGGCAGCTTCTGAATCAGCTGGTCTGCCTTTGTGGCGGTATCTGGGTGGTGTCCATGCTCATATTCTGCCGACACCAATGATGAATATCCTGAATGGTGGTGCGCACGCAGATAATGCGCTTGATGTACAAGAATTCATGATTATGCCAGTTGGCGCAGCAAGTTTCAGTGATGGTTTACGCATGGGTGCTGAAATATTCCACGCCCTGAAGTCCGAATTGTCAAAACAGGGCCTGTCTGTGGCTGTTGGTGATGAAGGTGGGTTTGCGCCGGCAATCAACACAACACCAGAAGCTGTTGATGTTGTGTCTCGTGCAGTAGAGGTTGCTGGTTATAGTTTGGGAGATGATGTGGTGTTGGCTCTTGATGCTGCTGCCACAGAGTTCTGTGCGGAAGACAGCTATCATTTGCAAGGGGAGGGGCGCACCCTCAGCTCTGCTGAGATGGTCGATATGTGGGCCGATTTATGTAACCGTTACCCGATTGTTTCAGTTGAAGACCCGCTTGATGAGGATGACTGGCAGGGGTTTGTTGAATTGACAGGCCACATTGGTGATAAGGTTCAGGTTGTTGGTGACGATTTATTTGTTACAAACCCAGAACGTCTGGGGAAGGGCATTCAGATGAAGGCAGGTAATGCTATTCTGGTGAAGGTTAACCAGATTGGCACCCTCAGCGAGACAATGAAAGCCATTACAGATGCTAAACAAGCTGGCTTTGGGGTGATTATTTCGCATCGCTCAGGCGAAACTGAAGACAGCTTCATTGCTGACTTATCGGTGGCGACAAATGCTGGTCAGATTAAGACCGGATCTCTGTCACGCTCTGACCGTCTGGCAAAATATAACCAGTTGCTGCGGATTGAAGAAGAGCTTGGAGATATGGCAGTCTATGCCGGACACTCTATCTTGCGCTAA
- a CDS encoding septum formation initiator (PFAM: Septum formation initiator) — protein sequence MYPSLRRPIAFAGSFVLTGTLIVFFGFHTIAGERGLLARGDIDREIQAAKETLALLQKQNHFLEHRIRLLRSGAVDADMLAETARANVGMYNENDVIISIDLSKLKF from the coding sequence ATGTATCCGTCTTTGCGCCGTCCTATCGCTTTTGCAGGAAGTTTTGTCTTAACAGGAACGCTGATTGTGTTTTTTGGCTTTCATACCATTGCTGGTGAGAGAGGTCTGCTGGCCCGTGGGGATATTGATAGAGAAATTCAGGCCGCGAAAGAAACACTTGCGTTGCTACAGAAACAAAATCACTTCCTTGAACATAGGATAAGATTGCTTCGCTCAGGGGCTGTTGATGCAGACATGCTGGCAGAAACGGCGCGCGCAAATGTGGGTATGTATAACGAGAATGATGTAATTATTTCAATTGATTTAAGTAAATTGAAATTTTAG
- a CDS encoding pyruvate dehydrogenase E1 component, alpha subunit (PFAM: Dehydrogenase E1 component~TIGRFAM: pyruvate dehydrogenase E1 component, alpha subunit), whose amino-acid sequence MAEKQIATRKRGRPPKAVINDKPSREVLEQLYEQMILIRRFEEKAGQLYGMGHVGGFCHLYIGQEAVVVGMQSIAEEGDSVVTSYRDHGHMLACGMESSGVMAELTGRRDGYSRGKGGSMHMFSREKNFYGGHGIVAAQVPIGAGLAFAHKYKGDGGVNMAYLGDGAANQGQVYETFNMAALWKLPVVFVIENNQYGMGTSVARAAAGQDLADRGKAYGIPGLQVDGMDVLAVRTAAREALDHCRSGKGPYILEMKTYRYRGHSMSDPAKYRTRDEVDAMRKQHDPIEQLRDLLLREGADEAGLKQIDQKVKSIVSEAADFALASPEPDAEELYTDILIA is encoded by the coding sequence ATGGCTGAAAAACAAATTGCAACGCGAAAACGGGGTCGGCCGCCAAAGGCAGTGATCAATGATAAGCCGTCACGTGAAGTTTTAGAGCAATTGTATGAGCAGATGATTCTGATTAGGCGGTTTGAGGAAAAGGCTGGCCAGCTTTACGGCATGGGTCATGTCGGCGGTTTTTGTCACCTGTATATCGGTCAAGAAGCGGTTGTGGTCGGGATGCAGTCCATTGCTGAAGAGGGCGATTCAGTGGTGACTTCTTATCGTGATCACGGCCATATGCTGGCCTGTGGTATGGAGTCCAGCGGTGTTATGGCGGAATTGACCGGCAGGCGTGATGGTTACTCACGCGGTAAAGGCGGGTCAATGCATATGTTCAGCCGCGAGAAGAATTTTTATGGCGGGCATGGCATTGTCGCAGCGCAGGTGCCGATAGGTGCAGGGCTTGCGTTTGCGCATAAATATAAAGGCGATGGCGGCGTGAACATGGCCTATCTTGGTGATGGTGCAGCCAATCAGGGCCAGGTCTATGAAACCTTTAACATGGCCGCTCTATGGAAGTTGCCTGTCGTGTTCGTTATCGAAAATAATCAATATGGGATGGGAACTTCAGTCGCACGTGCTGCAGCTGGTCAGGATTTGGCGGACAGAGGCAAAGCATATGGCATTCCTGGCCTTCAGGTTGATGGAATGGATGTTTTGGCCGTCAGAACCGCTGCGCGTGAAGCCCTGGACCATTGTCGTTCAGGCAAAGGCCCATATATTTTGGAAATGAAGACCTACCGATATCGCGGACATTCAATGTCAGATCCGGCAAAATACAGAACCCGTGATGAGGTTGACGCGATGCGCAAGCAGCATGATCCAATCGAACAGCTTCGTGATTTATTGTTGCGTGAAGGAGCTGATGAGGCTGGCTTGAAGCAGATTGATCAGAAAGTGAAGTCAATCGTCAGCGAGGCTGCAGACTTCGCGTTGGCCAGCCCAGAGCCTGACGCAGAAGAGCTCTACACAGATATTCTGATCGCCTGA
- a CDS encoding pyruvate/2-oxoglutarate dehydrogenase complex, dehydrogenase component beta subunit (PFAM: Transketolase, C-terminal domain; Transketolase, pyrimidine binding domain; Biotin-requiring enzyme) — MAIDIKMPALSPTMTEGRLSRWLVKAGDDVKSGDVIAEIETDKATMEVEAVDEGVVGEITVAEGSEGVAVGAVIARLLEDGETDLPTAVAENMDTPINPVAEPAVPAPAAVAAEAFLSPVGEPDCDGPMRHLTVREALRDAMAEEMRNDERVFVMGEEVAEYQGAYKVTQGLLDEFSNKRVIDTPITEHGFAGLGVGAAFGELRPVIEFMTFNFSMQAIDQIINSAAKTLYMSGGQMGCPIVFRGPNGAASRVAAQHSQCYASWYAHCPGLKVVSPWSAADAKGLLKAAIRDPNPVIFLENEVMYGQSFDVPEHEDWVVPIGKAKLLRPGTDVTITAFSIMVGKALEAAEQLAAEGIDAEVIDLRTIRPLDTETLVQSVKKTSRLISCEEGFPFAGIGSELAVQMMEQAFDYLDAPVMRVTGKDVPMPYAANLEKLALPQADDIVAAARQACYRTQGG, encoded by the coding sequence ATGGCAATAGATATAAAAATGCCGGCTTTGTCACCAACTATGACCGAAGGCCGCCTGTCCAGATGGCTTGTGAAAGCAGGGGATGACGTAAAATCAGGTGACGTGATCGCTGAAATTGAGACAGATAAAGCGACCATGGAAGTTGAAGCCGTAGATGAAGGTGTGGTTGGTGAAATCACAGTTGCAGAAGGTAGTGAAGGCGTGGCGGTCGGTGCTGTAATTGCACGCCTGTTGGAAGATGGTGAGACAGATTTGCCAACAGCTGTGGCTGAAAATATGGATACACCAATCAATCCGGTGGCTGAACCAGCTGTGCCTGCTCCTGCAGCTGTTGCTGCGGAAGCTTTCTTATCGCCAGTTGGTGAACCAGATTGCGACGGCCCAATGAGACATTTGACGGTTCGTGAAGCTTTGCGCGATGCAATGGCCGAAGAAATGCGAAATGATGAGCGCGTCTTTGTTATGGGTGAAGAGGTTGCTGAATATCAAGGTGCGTACAAAGTCACTCAAGGCTTGCTGGATGAATTTTCCAATAAACGGGTTATTGATACGCCGATAACTGAACATGGATTTGCCGGCCTTGGGGTAGGGGCAGCTTTTGGCGAATTGCGTCCTGTGATTGAATTTATGACTTTTAATTTTTCGATGCAAGCCATTGATCAGATTATTAACTCTGCAGCTAAGACGTTATATATGTCAGGCGGCCAAATGGGCTGTCCAATTGTTTTTCGCGGACCGAACGGAGCTGCCAGCCGCGTTGCTGCCCAGCATTCGCAATGTTATGCCAGCTGGTATGCACATTGCCCGGGTCTGAAAGTTGTGTCTCCTTGGTCTGCTGCCGACGCCAAAGGGTTGTTGAAGGCTGCCATTCGTGATCCGAATCCCGTCATATTCCTCGAAAATGAGGTGATGTACGGTCAAAGCTTTGATGTGCCAGAGCATGAGGACTGGGTCGTCCCTATTGGTAAGGCGAAACTTCTACGTCCTGGTACTGATGTCACTATCACGGCCTTTTCTATCATGGTGGGCAAGGCCCTTGAAGCGGCTGAGCAACTGGCTGCGGAAGGAATTGACGCTGAAGTGATAGATTTGCGCACCATTCGGCCTTTGGACACTGAAACACTGGTACAATCGGTGAAAAAGACCTCTCGATTAATTTCCTGTGAGGAAGGGTTTCCCTTTGCCGGTATAGGATCAGAGCTGGCTGTGCAGATGATGGAGCAGGCCTTTGATTATCTTGATGCCCCCGTTATGCGGGTGACCGGTAAAGATGTGCCAATGCCCTACGCGGCTAATCTTGAAAAACTGGCTCTGCCTCAGGCTGACGATATTGTGGCGGCTGCCCGTCAGGCCTGCTATCGCACTCAAGGAGGCTGA
- a CDS encoding pyruvate dehydrogenase complex dihydrolipoamide acetyltransferase, long form (PFAM: 2-oxoacid dehydrogenases acyltransferase (catalytic domain); e3 binding domain; Biotin-requiring enzyme~TIGRFAM: pyruvate dehydrogenase complex dihydrolipoamide acetyltransferase, long form) produces MSVSVLMPALSPTMTQGTLARWLVKQGDSVKSGDVIAEIETDKATMEVEALDDGVVASLAVAEGTQNVAVNAVIAVLVEDGETIEDALAAVEVTQAAVQTTSAPEDAVPLAPAAHAQTPPVQPSATTVPNQQAGRIFASPLARRIAADAGLDITRLSGTGPHGRIIRADVEEAISAGPAQQTASASPASAPQAEDRFVPHNAMRRVIAERLQQSKQTAPHFYLTIDCEIDNLLAARKALNEAAEDGVKISVNDMVVKAAAAALMAEPDVNGYFEAEGCRYFSTADICVAVAVDGGLVTPVLHQVENLGLAEISRKTADLAARARSGMLDPSEYAGGSFTISNLGMYGIREFAAVINPPQSAILAVGAGEQRPVVKNGELAVATVMSVTLSADHRIVDGALGAKWLQAFKRAIEQPVTMLL; encoded by the coding sequence ATGTCTGTATCTGTTCTTATGCCGGCTCTTTCCCCGACCATGACACAAGGCACGCTTGCACGCTGGCTGGTCAAACAGGGAGACAGCGTCAAATCTGGTGATGTCATTGCAGAAATTGAAACTGACAAAGCAACAATGGAAGTTGAAGCCCTGGATGATGGGGTTGTGGCAAGCTTGGCCGTTGCTGAAGGTACACAAAATGTGGCCGTGAATGCAGTCATTGCTGTTCTGGTGGAAGATGGCGAAACGATCGAAGATGCGCTTGCGGCTGTTGAGGTGACACAAGCTGCTGTCCAGACTACATCTGCACCTGAAGATGCCGTACCACTAGCTCCGGCTGCACACGCCCAGACCCCACCTGTTCAGCCATCTGCGACTACAGTGCCAAACCAACAGGCAGGCCGGATTTTTGCCAGCCCATTGGCGCGCCGCATCGCCGCGGATGCTGGCCTTGATATAACCCGCTTGTCCGGCACAGGGCCGCATGGCCGTATCATCAGAGCAGATGTGGAGGAGGCTATTTCAGCAGGGCCAGCACAACAGACAGCTTCAGCCTCGCCTGCTTCTGCACCACAGGCTGAAGATCGGTTCGTGCCGCATAACGCGATGCGCCGCGTGATTGCGGAAAGACTGCAACAGTCAAAACAGACCGCGCCGCATTTTTACCTCACAATTGATTGCGAGATTGACAACCTGCTCGCCGCCCGCAAAGCGTTGAATGAAGCTGCTGAAGATGGCGTAAAAATCTCAGTTAACGATATGGTGGTCAAAGCTGCTGCTGCTGCCCTTATGGCAGAACCAGATGTGAATGGCTATTTCGAAGCAGAAGGCTGCCGTTATTTCAGCACAGCCGATATTTGTGTGGCGGTTGCGGTAGATGGCGGACTGGTTACGCCGGTTCTTCATCAAGTTGAAAATCTTGGTCTTGCCGAAATATCGCGCAAGACAGCTGATCTGGCTGCCCGTGCACGGTCAGGTATGCTTGATCCATCTGAATATGCTGGCGGCAGTTTTACCATATCTAATTTGGGCATGTATGGCATTCGCGAATTTGCCGCCGTCATTAACCCGCCGCAATCTGCAATTCTGGCGGTTGGAGCAGGCGAACAGCGCCCTGTTGTTAAAAATGGTGAGCTTGCCGTGGCCACAGTGATGAGCGTGACTTTGTCCGCTGATCACAGAATTGTTGATGGCGCGCTTGGGGCGAAATGGCTGCAGGCGTTTAAACGAGCGATAGAACAGCCTGTCACAATGCTGCTTTAA
- a CDS encoding dihydrolipoamide dehydrogenase (PFAM: Pyridine nucleotide-disulphide oxidoreductase; Pyridine nucleotide-disulphide oxidoreductase, dimerisation domain~TIGRFAM: dihydrolipoamide dehydrogenase) → MTQTAPFDVLVIGGGPGGYVAAIRASQLRMRVGLVEREHLGGICLNWGCIPTKALLRASELRHNLEHLSDFGIEVEGKVSVNLNKVVDRSRKVASRLSGGVAHLLKKNKVTVMDGTAKLAGRKQDAWSVEISGKAAQTVQAKHVIIATGARARQLPGLETDGTQILSYKEAMVPNAMPKSLIVVGSGAIGVEFASFYRDMGVKVTIIEALDRILNAEDAEISALAHKSFEKRGIVIHTSAQLKGFAKTKDSVNATVMLNGKQEVISAEQVIMAVGIVGNSEGLGLETTKVKLDRGHIVTNQVMATDEPGLYAIGDVTGAPWLAHKASHEGILCVEAIAGVKNLHPIKPEAVPGCTYCRPQVASVGLTEAKAKEQGYKLKVGKFPFIGNGKAIALGDDEGLIKTIFDEKTGALLGAHMIGPEVTELIQGYVVAQTLETTEAELMQTIFPHPTLSEAMHEAVLDAYDKAIHF, encoded by the coding sequence ATGACACAGACAGCTCCATTCGATGTTCTTGTGATCGGCGGCGGACCAGGAGGCTATGTCGCTGCGATACGCGCCAGCCAGTTAAGAATGCGTGTAGGCCTTGTTGAGCGCGAGCATTTAGGCGGTATTTGTCTGAATTGGGGCTGTATTCCGACCAAAGCCCTACTGCGGGCATCGGAATTGCGCCATAATTTAGAACATCTTTCTGACTTTGGTATCGAAGTTGAGGGCAAAGTTTCGGTGAATCTGAACAAAGTTGTTGACCGGTCTCGTAAAGTGGCCAGCCGTTTATCTGGCGGGGTTGCCCATCTGTTGAAAAAGAACAAAGTCACTGTGATGGATGGCACGGCCAAACTGGCTGGGCGCAAGCAAGACGCCTGGTCAGTGGAAATCAGTGGCAAAGCAGCACAGACTGTGCAAGCAAAACATGTCATTATCGCAACAGGGGCAAGGGCCCGCCAACTGCCTGGATTGGAAACTGACGGCACGCAAATCCTGTCTTATAAAGAAGCTATGGTCCCCAATGCGATGCCGAAATCCCTCATTGTTGTTGGCTCAGGGGCTATTGGTGTTGAATTTGCCAGTTTTTATCGGGATATGGGTGTCAAGGTTACCATAATTGAAGCCCTTGACCGGATTTTGAATGCTGAGGACGCAGAAATATCAGCTTTGGCACATAAGTCATTTGAAAAGCGGGGCATTGTTATTCACACGTCAGCGCAATTAAAGGGATTTGCAAAGACCAAGGACAGTGTCAATGCGACTGTCATGCTGAACGGTAAACAGGAGGTCATATCTGCTGAGCAAGTCATTATGGCTGTCGGTATTGTGGGCAATTCAGAAGGTTTGGGCTTAGAGACTACAAAGGTCAAGCTGGATAGAGGGCATATTGTCACTAATCAGGTCATGGCCACAGATGAGCCGGGTCTCTATGCCATTGGGGACGTAACTGGTGCACCATGGCTTGCGCATAAAGCCAGTCATGAAGGCATTCTATGTGTTGAGGCCATTGCGGGGGTCAAAAACCTGCATCCTATCAAGCCAGAAGCTGTGCCGGGTTGCACATATTGTCGCCCGCAGGTAGCCTCCGTTGGTCTAACTGAGGCGAAAGCCAAAGAGCAGGGCTATAAACTTAAAGTTGGTAAATTTCCGTTTATCGGTAATGGTAAGGCAATCGCACTAGGCGATGATGAAGGGTTAATCAAAACCATTTTTGACGAAAAAACAGGTGCTTTGCTGGGGGCCCATATGATTGGGCCTGAAGTGACAGAACTTATTCAAGGTTATGTCGTCGCGCAGACCCTTGAGACAACCGAGGCCGAGTTGATGCAAACGATATTCCCGCATCCAACCTTGTCTGAGGCTATGCATGAGGCTGTGCTCGATGCCTATGATAAGGCAATTCATTTTTAA
- a CDS encoding lipoate synthase (PFAM: Radical SAM superfamily~TIGRFAM: lipoate synthase) gives MPSPNLTKGAARHPEKRRNEDRPQPRRPDWLRVKAPRAGAFSETKQLMRDLDLVTVCEEAACPNIGECWANKHATMMILGSVCTRACAFCNVATGRPDQLDPHEPDHVGEAVARLGLRHVVITSVDRDDLDDGGADHFARTIAAIRKASPETTIEILTPDFLRKDGAVEHVVAARPDVFNHNMETVERLYKPVRPGARYHHSLDVLRQVKALDPSIFTKSGIMVGLGETDEEVSEMMDHLRAADVDFMTIGQYLQPTPKHAVVDRFVTPEQFEAYASWGQEKGFLMMASTPLTRSSYHADADFAALQKERNRRLELDKS, from the coding sequence ATGCCATCTCCAAATCTGACAAAAGGTGCCGCCAGGCATCCTGAAAAACGGCGTAATGAGGACAGACCACAGCCGCGCAGGCCTGACTGGCTGCGGGTGAAGGCCCCACGTGCAGGCGCATTTTCAGAAACCAAACAGTTAATGCGCGATCTGGACCTTGTGACTGTCTGTGAAGAGGCTGCTTGTCCGAATATCGGCGAATGCTGGGCGAATAAACATGCGACGATGATGATCCTTGGGTCTGTCTGCACTCGGGCTTGTGCATTCTGTAATGTCGCCACTGGCCGTCCGGATCAGCTGGACCCCCACGAACCAGACCATGTAGGTGAGGCAGTTGCGCGTCTCGGGCTGCGTCATGTTGTGATTACTTCTGTTGACCGGGATGATCTAGATGATGGGGGAGCAGATCATTTCGCACGGACAATTGCGGCTATCCGCAAAGCCTCACCAGAGACGACAATTGAAATTCTCACACCTGATTTTTTGCGCAAAGATGGCGCTGTAGAGCATGTGGTGGCGGCCCGGCCAGATGTATTCAATCATAATATGGAAACTGTAGAACGCCTTTATAAGCCTGTCCGTCCTGGTGCGCGATATCATCATTCTTTAGATGTGTTGCGCCAAGTGAAAGCATTGGATCCGTCAATTTTCACGAAATCAGGAATTATGGTTGGGCTTGGCGAAACAGATGAAGAAGTTTCAGAAATGATGGATCATCTGCGAGCAGCAGATGTTGATTTTATGACGATTGGCCAGTATTTACAGCCAACCCCAAAACATGCAGTTGTTGACCGGTTTGTCACCCCAGAGCAGTTTGAAGCTTATGCCTCATGGGGGCAGGAGAAGGGCTTTTTGATGATGGCCTCAACACCATTAACCCGTTCATCATATCATGCTGATGCTGATTTTGCTGCACTTCAGAAAGAGCGTAACCGGCGACTTGAACTGGACAAGAGTTAA
- a CDS encoding oligoketide cyclase/lipid transport protein (PFAM: Polyketide cyclase / dehydrase and lipid transport) yields the protein MTTHAEQRLIHHTPEQLFDLVADVRRYPEFLPWCLAARIRERSSTTLVADLIIGFQMFKEQFTSHVSMDRENLVIEVEYAEGPFKYLKNRWKFIEHPDGCMIDFYVDFEFRSRLLQTVIESLFTEAVKRMVWAFEARADQLYSLQLKQG from the coding sequence ATGACAACGCATGCTGAACAGCGTTTGATACATCATACGCCCGAACAATTATTTGACCTTGTTGCTGATGTTCGGCGTTATCCTGAATTTTTGCCGTGGTGTCTTGCCGCGCGGATCAGAGAGCGCTCCTCCACCACACTTGTTGCCGACCTCATTATCGGATTTCAGATGTTCAAAGAACAATTTACCTCTCATGTCAGTATGGATAGAGAGAATCTTGTTATTGAAGTCGAATATGCAGAAGGTCCATTTAAGTATCTAAAAAATAGATGGAAATTTATTGAACACCCTGATGGATGTATGATCGATTTCTATGTTGATTTCGAATTTCGGTCGCGGCTATTGCAAACTGTAATCGAAAGCCTGTTCACAGAAGCGGTTAAGCGCATGGTCTGGGCGTTTGAGGCAAGAGCGGATCAATTATACAGCCTGCAGCTAAAGCAGGGCTGA
- a CDS encoding competence/damage-inducible protein CinA-like protein (PFAM: Competence-damaged protein~TIGRFAM: competence/damage-inducible protein CinA C-terminal domain), translating to MTKAAADIINQLTASGKTLCTVESCTGGLVFSTLTDISGASAVLDRGFITYSNQAKQDMVGVKPETLAAFGAVSQQTAAEMAAGGLKAAGTDLSVSLTGIAGPGGGSDEKPVGLVWISVCTKDGQQTTSEHFFTGDRQQIRQDACDAAIELLQTLSSE from the coding sequence ATGACCAAAGCCGCAGCTGACATTATCAACCAGCTCACTGCTTCAGGAAAAACCCTGTGTACTGTTGAATCCTGCACGGGCGGTCTGGTCTTCAGCACCTTAACTGACATCTCTGGCGCCTCTGCTGTACTTGACCGCGGGTTTATCACTTACAGCAATCAGGCAAAACAAGATATGGTTGGCGTAAAGCCCGAAACACTGGCTGCATTTGGTGCAGTATCGCAGCAAACAGCAGCAGAAATGGCTGCAGGCGGGCTGAAGGCAGCGGGAACAGATCTGTCGGTGTCTCTGACTGGTATCGCCGGACCTGGTGGCGGGTCAGATGAAAAACCGGTTGGCTTAGTGTGGATATCTGTGTGCACCAAAGACGGACAACAAACCACAAGTGAACATTTTTTTACTGGCGACAGACAACAGATCAGACAGGATGCATGTGATGCGGCGATTGAACTGTTACAAACTCTGTCATCTGAATAA
- a CDS encoding phosphatidylglycerophosphatase A-like protein (PFAM: Phosphatidylglycerophosphatase A) — protein sequence MNVLLAQIATLGPIGRSFPAPGTAGSLVALVTGFFLAKGGIFILLPAVLLVTIIGVFAADAYSYLSGKKDAGEVIIDEVAGQWLVLLCIPPNLDTALWWYVAGFILFRLFDILKPWPVSSAERLPNGIGVMADDLVAGTLAGIAILIAQLFIYSL from the coding sequence ATGAATGTGCTGTTAGCTCAGATTGCCACTCTCGGACCAATTGGGCGGTCTTTTCCTGCTCCAGGAACTGCGGGGTCACTGGTTGCCCTTGTCACTGGCTTTTTCCTTGCCAAAGGCGGTATTTTCATTCTGCTGCCCGCAGTGCTACTGGTAACGATAATCGGCGTATTTGCTGCAGATGCTTATTCATATCTGTCTGGCAAGAAAGACGCAGGTGAAGTAATCATAGACGAGGTTGCTGGGCAATGGCTTGTGCTGCTGTGTATTCCGCCCAATCTGGATACAGCCTTATGGTGGTATGTGGCTGGGTTTATTCTATTCAGATTATTTGATATTCTTAAACCTTGGCCCGTATCCTCAGCAGAACGTCTGCCCAATGGTATTGGGGTTATGGCAGATGATCTGGTGGCCGGGACACTTGCGGGCATAGCTATTCTTATCGCGCAATTGTTTATTTATTCACTGTGA